A window from Primulina huaijiensis isolate GDHJ02 chromosome 11, ASM1229523v2, whole genome shotgun sequence encodes these proteins:
- the LOC140988376 gene encoding uncharacterized mitochondrial protein ymf1-like, with protein MRFASLYRRERPFESERASNRKDSPSREIQLLENGEIISERRTNDDPILKEKEESVFFEDRGRNRTIMPFRRSILQKKSLLRLSGEERSPEILISFHSSGSTSNQWRKLKNPWFPGRTLFRPSCFGTGKKKRFFAQLAHSAGPTCILYLAEEASDRLEFLPSWDSMYQDLLLLYCQYRSTLVDHIDVEKASHFDELKTSLFHFYLPSSYLSFVCSLEEFDLFNLHLNNCG; from the coding sequence ATGCGCTTTGCTTCACTTTATAGAAGAGAGAGACCCTTTGAGAGTGAAAGGGCAAGCAATAGAAAGGATAGTCCCTCGCGCGAAATACAACTACTAGAAAATGGTGAGATCATTAGTGAAAGAAGGACCAACGACGATCCTATCCTAAAGGAGAAGGAGGAGtcagttttctttgaagatCGAGGAAGAAATCGGACAATTATGCCATTCAGAAGAAGTATTCTACAGAAGAAAAGCCTGTTACGATTAAGTGGAGAAGAAAGATCTCCAGAGATTCTTATCTCATTCCATTCCAGTGGCTCAACCAGTAACCAATGGCGAAAACTAAAAAATCCATGGTTTCCTGGTAGAACCCTATTTCGCCCAAGTTGTTTCGGAACCGGAAAAAAGAAGCGGTTTTTCGCACAGCTTGCTCATAGTGCAGGTCCCACTTGTATATTGTATTTGGCCGAAGAAGCATCAGACAGGTTGGAGTTCTTACCTTCTTGGGACTCCATGTACCAAGATCTTCTTCTATTATATTGTCAATACCGTTCCACTTTAGTAGATCATATAGATGTAGAAAAAGCTTCACATTTTGATGAATTGAAAACATCTCTTTTCCATTTTTATTTACCCAGTTCATATCTTTCTTTCGTGTGTTCCCTGGAGGAATTCGATCTCTTCAATCTCCACCTAAATAACTGTGGCTAG
- the LOC140987155 gene encoding uncharacterized mitochondrial protein ymf1-like, with product MPFGRSILQKKSLLRVSGEERSPEILISFHSSGSTSNQWRKLKNPWFPGRTLFRPSCFGTGKKKRFFAQLAHSAGPTCILYLAEEASDRLEFLPSWDSMYQDLLLLYGQYRSTLVDHIDVEKASHFDELETSLFHFYLPSSYLSFVCSREEFDLFNLGI from the coding sequence ATGCCATTCGGAAGAAGTATTCTACAGAAGAAAAGCCTGTTACGAGTAAGTGGAGAAGAAAGATCTCCAGAGATTCTTATCTCATTCCATTCCAGTGGCTCAACCAGTAACCAATGGCGAAAACTCAAAAATCCATGGTTTCCCGGTAGAACCCTATTTCGCCCAAGTTGTTTCGGAACCGGAAAAAAGAAGCGGTTTTTCGCACAGCTTGCTCATAGTGCAGGTCCCACTTGTATATTGTATTTGGCCGAAGAAGCATCAGACAGGTTGGAGTTCTTACCTTCTTGGGACTCCATGTACCAAGATCTTCTTCTATTATATGGTCAATACCGATCCACTTTAGTAGATCATATAGATGTAGAAAAAGCTTCACATTTTGATGAATTGGAAACATCTCTTTTCCATTTCTATTTACCCAGTTCATATCTTTCTTTCGTGTGTTCCCGGGAGGAATTCGATCTCTTCAATCTCGGAATATAA